The Henckelia pumila isolate YLH828 unplaced genomic scaffold, ASM3356847v2 CTG_525:::fragment_3, whole genome shotgun sequence genome segment aaattccgAACGGCGTTCTATCTCCgatccgactgagaataaacgatacaaGCTATCTCAAGCATGACATCTCCAAAAatcaatcgattctaaaaaacttcaaaaatccaaacttcaaagaaataagataaacttacttcagAACGGAGCTCTCAATGCCTTGATCGCAaatatattttcagattgaaattCTATTGGACGGATCAAGCAAAATCGAGAAATCCAAAGCTCAAAGACACGTTTTGCTTCAACAATGGAGGGATAAGGCGTGTGGGAGGGATGAAGAATGAAGGAGAAGAAGTCAAagcttgcttaaatatctaacaaattcaatatttacattctagtccctgaaaattcgaaaatttcaaTTCAGTCCCTGAACAAATACAAATCGATCCTCGAATTCTATAATCGCTGATTAAATcaaacaaactcaattaagataaattcggggcgttacagagAGCGACTCCACgaggtactcgtatattctcctatcaactatagcgtcaaaACCCACCGTTGTGGCcgctcttagtgatagcaaaaccaggggctgagtctcCCCTCTCCGACacaaatccataaggagtaaatCCTCattgatggaaactgtcaagactcacatcataccagatgcagtctaccataaaaaaaatgtatgtgctaaagccgtaaaaacaTGGTAAAGCACAtatcacatactcatgcaacatataagcatatatatcatgctggctatcTCGATTAGtaattacgtacctctaacactgcggACAAATCCTAGCACCACTGGTCTAGATCCCACGCCTAATAGTCCACACTACggcgtctacaatgcaaatacccatgcatcattaaataagctctaaaaaccttaactaaacctgtgtccgtcgtcagccctttgttgccgcttgcctcaaaactaggccacagctccgctacgactccTAGATCACTCCTCTACTTCAGGATTCCCAATAGGGcgcctagaatttcctagatctaagttagaaggctaaagaattgagagagaagaggaaTTTGGTGCGCTTAAAAATGAagctcggcacctctatttatagacggagttcggaccgtccgttcCTCGATTGGAGCCTCCAAACacgttcggaccatccgaacccaaCATCGGGGCGTCCGAAGTACCATCAATACGTAAGcaatgatgtcaccttgctgacataaaTGATGACATAAGCCTAGCCCTGATCGGACTGTCCGATGCTGCCGACAGAGCCTCTGAACTCCACTTCAAAGCGTCCGATCTGCGCTGGCTCAATTTTCTTACTTTTTGttaaatcccttaatcacttcATTGGGTTACAGGTtaatacattctcccccacttaagaaatttaatcctcgaaatttaagtctataGAAAAGCACTGAAAGTCaaacaaatgttctttattacaactggaCATTATAAAGTACAAATATTTCTTACAAAGAAAAGTGCcaaacatcaaaacaactctggattCTCAGCTCgcatccgactctccaactcccaagtagcctctTCAGTCCCCCTACGCTGCCACTGCACCATCACTAGAGGTATGCATTTGTTGCAAAGCactttgtccttcctgtcaagaatcatGAGAGGTATCTCCACGTAGGAAAAATCCGGATCCAATTGCACCTCAGTCGGATGCAAGATGTGCGACTCATCCACCACGTACTGCCTCAGCAaggacacgtgaaacacatcatggatactgGAAAGATACGATGGCAAAGCTAGATGATAAGTcacgtctccaactttctc includes the following:
- the LOC140873073 gene encoding uncharacterized protein, with the protein product MRFGLKGKLSPRFIGPFEILEKVGDVTYHLALPSYLSSIHDVFHVSLLRQYVVDESHILHPTEVQLDPDFSYVEIPLMILDRKDKVLCNKCIPLVMVQWQRRGTEEATWELESRMRAENPELF